From one Humulus lupulus chromosome 8, drHumLupu1.1, whole genome shotgun sequence genomic stretch:
- the LOC133795131 gene encoding palmitoyl-acyl carrier protein thioesterase, chloroplastic-like, with protein MAFYLASPTPFFLASPSSTLPTNKLTISTSCSGIINPNHLKFKLNVVKNRASGGRTTGKVEENSCGHDLFGGKLVQGKLIFQQNFLIKSYELGPDSKISIGALINLLQESALNHFISAGLVAEGFGSTPAMCLKNLIWVVYKMQIVVDSYPSWSDVVQVDTWTCASGRYGVRRDWLGRDYKTGKTLFRAVRLARKEEIVYVMMNKKTRKLSKFIEETREETKAVFMECDPIIIDDGRKLRDLDFDTADYVITDLSPNWTDLDVNQHVNHVKYIKWILESAPDSILETQKLCALKLEFRKECGKNSLVQSLSAISREAEGIELEHTLRLQNGARILRGRTLWMPRN; from the exons ATGGCGTTTTACTTGGCTTCTCCGACACCTTTCTTCCTAGCATCACCCTCATCAACCTTGCCAACCAACAAACTAACCATATCTACGTCTTGTAGTGGAATTATAAATCCAAATCATTTGAAGTTCAAACTTAATGTTGTCAAAAACAGAG CCTCAGGAGGAAGAACAACTGGGAAAGTTGAAGAAAATAGTTGTGGTCATGATTTATTCGGCGGAAAATTGGTGCAGGGGAAGCTTATTTTCCAGCAAAACTTCTTGATTAAATCATATGAGTTAGGCCCGGATTCTAAAATCTCCATTGGAGCCTTAATCAATCTTTTACAG GAATCAGCACTGAACCACTTCATAAGCGCGGGGCTGGTGGCGGAAGGTTTCGGTTCTACGCCGGCGATGTGCCTAAAAAATCTGATTTGGGTTGTCTACAAGATGCAGATTGTGGTTGATAGCTACCCTTCATG GAGTGATGTTGTTCAAGTAGACACATGGACTTGTGCATCAGGAAGATACGGCGTGCGCCGTGACTGGCTAGGCCGTGATTACAAGACAGGAAAAACTCTGTTTCGAGCTGTGAGGTTAGCTAGAAAAGAAGAAAT TGTGTATGTGATGATGAATAAGAAGACAAGGAAATTATCCAAGTTCATTGAGGAAACTAGAGAAGAAACAAAGGCAGTGTTTATGGAGTGTGATCCAATAATCATTGATGATGGTAGAAAGCTAAGGGACTTGGATTTTGACACTGCAGATTATGTAATAACAGATTTGTCG CCTAACTGGACGGATTTGGATGTCAATCAACATGTGAACCATGTCAAATATATCAAGTGGATCCTCGAG AGTGCTCCTGACTCAATATTAGAGACTCAAAAGTTGTGCGCATTGAAGTTGGAGTTTCGAAAGGAGTGTGGAAAGAACAGTTTGGTGCAGTCTTTATCTGCCATCTCCAGAGAAGCTGAAGGGATTGAGTTAGAACACACTCTTCGTCTTCAAAATGGCGCAAGAATTTTGAGGGGAAGAACTCTTTGGATGCCAAGAAactga